The genomic DNA GCCGAACTTCTTGCTGACTCAAGACTACTTCCTGCATCCCTAATCATAAACCTTTCACTATTAGATCCATATCTCTTTTGAAGCACTACACTAATTTCATCTATCGCTAAGTCCACATGATCTATATCCTTAGCAAGGGCCATAATCATAGGTCGTAGATTTCTCCCTGTTATGTACTTTTCAGCTACTTCATATGGTATAATAACACCTTCATCAGGATTAAACCCCCTTTCACCACTTCCTATATACTGTAGAACCCCAATTATTTCAAACCTCTTTCCATTTAGTATCAGCTTTTCCCCTATAACCTCGGAACCATCCATTTCTTCAAAAAGTAGCTTCACTATCTCCGATCCAATAACAGCCACTTTGTCACTACTATTATCCTCATTTATAAACTCTCCATATTCTAACTCAAGATTGTTTATCTCTTTAAAATCACCCTTTACCCCTCCCACATTTGAATTGGCTGAGACTCCTTGATAGCTTATACTGGCATTACCATTAATCATCATACTAACACTTTTGATGGAAGCTGCCTCATCAGTTATGGCTTCCATATCCTCCGTTCCAAGCTTAAGATTTGTTCCACCACCTCTACCAAAGGCCGTCATCACATGCAGGGTACCTACATTCAGTCTTTTAAATTGTTCTTCAACACTTGCCTGACTTCCATTTCCAATAGCCATCACTAATACAATAGTCAAAGCTCCAACGATAACCCCTAATGTAGTAAGAAAAACCTTAGACTTATTTTCTCTAATATTAATAAAAATTGATCTTATAATCTCAGAAAAGCTCATAACTATACACCTACTTTACCCTCTTATCTTCTATCAAAATGATTTCTCCTACATTAAGCCCTTCAGTAACTTCTACATATTTTCCATCGGTAAGTCCCGTCTTAATATTTCTGATCTCTGTATTACCATTTTTATCTTTGACCTGTACTACCTGCTTACCTTCTGCCATTGTTACTGCTTTATTAGATATATATGTAACATTTTTTCTCTGCCTGATTATAAAAGAAACTGAACAAGTCATCCCTGATTTGATCTTATCAATTCCACCATCGAGTTCAATTCTAATATCAAATGTAACTAATCCACTATTATCTATTATAGGTAAAGCATCCATTGAAATGACTTTTCCCATGAATTTTTGACCCTCAAAGGCCTCAAATTCTACCTCCACTTGTTGATTTAATTCCACCTTTGATAAATCTATTTCGGAAACTGGTACAACAACCTCTACTTTATCTGAATCCGAAACAATCATAAAGTGTGTAGTATTTGCAGTTAATGTAACTGATTCTTTTATGCTGGTAATTGTCTCTCCAGGTTTATAAGCTAAATTCAATATCCTTCCTTCTATGGAGGATTCCAGAATTGTACTACTTAAATCATCCTTAGCCATTTCCAATGAAAGCTTTGCCGATTCGACATTTGCTTTTTCAAGCTCTATATCTTTATTAGAGTTTGATAGAATATCATATCTTTCTAATTGAAACTCATAGGCCGATTTTGCACTTTCATAGGAAGTCCTCTTGATATGTAAAGCTTGCTCTGAGTATATATCCTTTAGCTCAACCATCGGTAAATACTCTGCTTCCATTTGGTTGAATTTTGCTTTTAAGTCCTCTACCTTCTGTTGTTCGGCTAAAAGGCTAAGCTTTCTATTTTCCTCCTTTTGTTCAAGACTCGCAAGAGCTTTCTTGTAGTTTATCTCAGCAGTTTTTAGCTTTTTTACGTATTCCGTATCATCTAGCTTTGCTAAAATCTGTCCTTTACTAATTTCATCACCTTCCTGTACATAAAGCTCCTTTAGCTTACCGCTTATATCAAAATCTAAATTTACTACAGGTATTTCTGCCTCTCCATCACTATCAAAATCAATTGTAATATCCCCTCTCATTACCTGTTCTTCTTTTATTGCCGTAGTCTCACCTATAGATTCCACCGGTTTGTTTATGTACTTTAATCCAACAAAACCAATACATATAATAGCCACAAGTATGCCAGATATTTTAATGAACTTTTTTGACAACCCTAATTACCTCCTTTATTTACTTCCATAGATTTTTATAACAATATAAAAAACCATAGTATTATAAGAAAAATACCGTATTTTAATTTCTAATTTTATTATAAATATCAAATGTGATGAAAGGGTGATGCAAATCAGAATGATTTGTGAATGTTGGTAAGCTACAAGTTTTTTGGTCTTTCTTTTGGGTTTTAAATCTCAATATTAAGTTATTTTTACAAAAAAATACATATGACTATAGATAGCCATATGTATATACAAACTTTCTTAAAACTTACTTTTTTATTTTTAAACTCTAGTCTCCATCTATTAGATTTCCTAGACCACCTAAAACATCAAGTACGCTTCCTTCACCTCTTCTTGCTCCACCGGTTTGAGGGGCTGCAGAATATATTCTATCTGCTAACCTGCTAAATGGAAGGGATTGGAGCCAAACCTTACCTGGCCCCCTAACTGTAGCGAAAAATAGACCCTCGCCACCAAAGAATGCACTTTTTACATTTCCTACAAACTGGACATCATAATTTACGTTTTTAGTAAATGCTACTAGGCACCCTGTATCAACCCTAAGGCTTTCCCCGGGCTGTAGTTCCTTCTCAATAATAGTTCCCCCGGCATGTAAGAATGCTAAGCCATCGCCTTCTAGCTTTTGCATAATAAATCCTTCGCCCCCGAAGAATCCCGTTCCTATTTTCTTTTGGAATTCTATTCCTATTGAAACCCCCTTTGCAGCACATAGGAAAGCATCCTTTTGACAGATTAGCTTGCCTCCATAACTACTCAAATCCATTGGGATGATCTTTCCTGGATAGGGTGAAGCGAATGAGGCATGTTGTTTCCCAGCCCCCATATTAGTGAATACTGTCATAAACAAGCTTTCTCCAGTAATAAGTCTCTTACCTGCTCCAAACAATTTTCCCATAAATCCGCCTTGATTACTTTTTCCCGATCCGTCTCCGAAAATAGTTTCCATCTGAATCCCTTGTTCTATATACATCATTGCTCCTGCTTCAGCTACTACACTTTCCTGTGGGTCTAGTTCGATCTCAACAAACTGCATGTCATCCCCATATAACTTATAATCGATTTCATGAGCATTTCTCATACCTATAGCCTCCTTGTATTTAATCTATTACAATTATACCAAATATTAACTAACCAATTCCTTAAGATAACATTAAAACAAATAATTTTTACTACTTTTATTAAAAGTAATTATGCAATTTGTTCAAATAAACAAGAACAAAACATATATGAAAGTCATATATTATAATGATATTATTTATTTTTCAATATGGACAATTCATTATTTATTATTATTTAGTGAGGTATAAAATATGTCTACATTTAAACGATTAACACAAGTATTTAACTCATCAAAGGAAATACCCTTTGATGAATCATCTAAGCTAGTTCTAATTAGCGACTGTCACCGTGGAGATAATAGCTGGGCCGATAACTTTGCCCATAATCAAAATGTCATGTTTACAGCCCTAAACTATTATTACAATGCTGGATTCACATACATTGAGCTTGGGGATGGAGATGAGCTTTGGGAGAATAGAAGGTTTACTGAAATAAGAAAATCCCATAGTCATATCTTTGATATTTTAAAAAAATTTCATGCCAATAACCGTCTACACATGATTTACGGAAATCATGACATGGTAAAAAAAAATAAAAGCTATGTTAAGAAGAATCTATATCACTATTATGATGAACGTGAAAAAAGGATAGAGCCACTATTTAAAAATATAGAAATTCACGAAGGTTTAGTCCTACGCTATAAAGATACTGAGAACAAAATATTTGTTGTACATGGACATCAAGGGGATCTACTAAATGATTATTTATGGTGGCTAACTAGATTCCTAGTTAGGTATGTATGGAGACCTTTAGAATTATATTTGGGTTATAAAGATCCCACTAGTCCTGCAAAGAATTTTAAGAAAAAGAAAGATACTGAAAAGAAGATTTTAGAATGGGTAAAGGAAAACAATCAAATGATTATTGCCGGACATACCCATCGTCCTATGTTCCCTAAGTTCAACAACAATTTATACTTTAATGATGGCAGCTGTGTTCACCCCCGATGTATAACGGGTATAGAAATCGAAGATGGTAAAATTGCTTTAGTTAAATGGAATATCAAAGCAAATGCCAAGGGTATATTGTATGTAGGTCGTGAAATAATATCTGGCCCACGAAAATTAGACTACTACTTTGAAAATAGCTCCGGCTCAGCGAATTATTCTGCAAAATAAAAACCCAGGGATATTAAGCCCTTCGTTCTTGGTCAAATCTTTCTTCGGAAATGAACTGAAATAACTCCTAAGGAGAATATATTTATATCCTTAGGAGCTTAGTTTGCTATAAATAAAGCAAATTGCATAATTACCTTCCGTAAAAAACATCTACTATATATAGTTTTAGAATCTGCGAAGACATACCAACATATATCCTATAAAATTTATTGTTAAACAAGATAAATAAACTAAATTCATTTCATCAAAAGCTCCACCATAAATTCTTTTATCTCTTGAAATAGCCATATCTTTTTTTAATAAGCCTATACCTAAAATATCATTTGTGCAGTTTAAATGCTTTGGTGGATTGTTAGCTCTCTTATTGATAATATTGTCTAACAACAATAATAATGACAGTAATATCCATATTAAAAAGAACATATCTACATTTTTAGGCCTAATAATTATGAACAAAAACAACTCTAGCATAATATAAATAATATTTATCTGTATTCTTTGTTCATTTATAAGACTTCTCTTATACTCAAAATATCCTTTTCTACTATTTCTTGAATGTACTATATTTGAAGTAATCAAAATCATACTACCAAATAACTGTAATAGGTAGACTGGCAAAATATTTATTAAAGCTCCTGCCAGCATAAAGGCCAAAGGCGATATAATCTTACCCATACTAATAACTAAACTCAACACTCTACCTCTATATTCATCGGGTATAATGCTTTGCAAAAT from Maledivibacter sp. includes the following:
- a CDS encoding ABC transporter permease, whose product is MSFSEIIRSIFINIRENKSKVFLTTLGVIVGALTIVLVMAIGNGSQASVEEQFKRLNVGTLHVMTAFGRGGGTNLKLGTEDMEAITDEAASIKSVSMMINGNASISYQGVSANSNVGGVKGDFKEINNLELEYGEFINEDNSSDKVAVIGSEIVKLLFEEMDGSEVIGEKLILNGKRFEIIGVLQYIGSGERGFNPDEGVIIPYEVAEKYITGRNLRPMIMALAKDIDHVDLAIDEISVVLQKRYGSNSERFMIRDAGSSLESARSSANTMTLMLLSVATVVLIVGGIGIMNVLFVSVKERTREIGILKAIGARKKDILRIFLFEAIIVSGAGGVVGILLSIAVMPVMDYFNVRAIPSMSGYLLAFGFSVVIGTFFGYYPASKAASLKPIDALNYE
- a CDS encoding efflux RND transporter periplasmic adaptor subunit, translated to MSKKFIKISGILVAIICIGFVGLKYINKPVESIGETTAIKEEQVMRGDITIDFDSDGEAEIPVVNLDFDISGKLKELYVQEGDEISKGQILAKLDDTEYVKKLKTAEINYKKALASLEQKEENRKLSLLAEQQKVEDLKAKFNQMEAEYLPMVELKDIYSEQALHIKRTSYESAKSAYEFQLERYDILSNSNKDIELEKANVESAKLSLEMAKDDLSSTILESSIEGRILNLAYKPGETITSIKESVTLTANTTHFMIVSDSDKVEVVVPVSEIDLSKVELNQQVEVEFEAFEGQKFMGKVISMDALPIIDNSGLVTFDIRIELDGGIDKIKSGMTCSVSFIIRQRKNVTYISNKAVTMAEGKQVVQVKDKNGNTEIRNIKTGLTDGKYVEVTEGLNVGEIILIEDKRVK
- a CDS encoding TIGR00266 family protein, giving the protein MRNAHEIDYKLYGDDMQFVEIELDPQESVVAEAGAMMYIEQGIQMETIFGDGSGKSNQGGFMGKLFGAGKRLITGESLFMTVFTNMGAGKQHASFASPYPGKIIPMDLSSYGGKLICQKDAFLCAAKGVSIGIEFQKKIGTGFFGGEGFIMQKLEGDGLAFLHAGGTIIEKELQPGESLRVDTGCLVAFTKNVNYDVQFVGNVKSAFFGGEGLFFATVRGPGKVWLQSLPFSRLADRIYSAAPQTGGARRGEGSVLDVLGGLGNLIDGD
- a CDS encoding metallophosphoesterase family protein yields the protein MSTFKRLTQVFNSSKEIPFDESSKLVLISDCHRGDNSWADNFAHNQNVMFTALNYYYNAGFTYIELGDGDELWENRRFTEIRKSHSHIFDILKKFHANNRLHMIYGNHDMVKKNKSYVKKNLYHYYDEREKRIEPLFKNIEIHEGLVLRYKDTENKIFVVHGHQGDLLNDYLWWLTRFLVRYVWRPLELYLGYKDPTSPAKNFKKKKDTEKKILEWVKENNQMIIAGHTHRPMFPKFNNNLYFNDGSCVHPRCITGIEIEDGKIALVKWNIKANAKGILYVGREIISGPRKLDYYFENSSGSANYSAK